One Polaribacter sp. KT25b DNA segment encodes these proteins:
- a CDS encoding DNA gyrase/topoisomerase IV subunit A — protein sequence MSEEINENEHEEELTNEGEQLDSPQEETITKVTGMYKEWFLDYASYVILERAVPSLEDGLKPVQRRIMHSMKDLDDGRYNKVANIVGHTMQYHPHGDASIADAMVQIGQKELLIDMQGNWGNILTGDRAAASRYIEARLSKFALEVVFNPKTTEWKLSYDGRRKEPIDLPVKFPLLLAQGAEGIAVGLSTKILPHNFNELIDASIKYLKGRSFKIVPDFLTGGIADFSHYNDGKRGGKVRVRAKISQLDKKTLIISEIPFSTTTTSLIDSILKANDKGKIKIKKIEDNTAAEVEILVHLPPNVSPDKSIDALYAFTNCETSISPLACTIEDNKPVFVGVSDMLKHSTDLTVDLLKQELEIQLNELEEQWHFSSLERIFIENRIYRDIEEEETWEGVIDAIDKGLQPHIKHLKRAVTVDDITRLTEIRIKKISKFDIDKAKQFIESLEDKIAVVKNHLANLIDFAIDYFKRLKESYGKGKERKTEIRIFDDIVASKVAMNNAKLYVNREEGFIGTSLKRDEFVTDCSDIDDVIIFRKDGVMMVTKIDSKTFVGKDIIYVAIFKKKDRRTVYNFIYRDGNRGASYMKRFNVLSVTRDKEYDLTNGSKGSIVHYFTANPNGEAEVVTVNLRAVGSVKKLKWDIDFADLGVKGRAVRGNRITKYTIKSIDFKSEGVSTLKPRKIWFDDTVQRLNVDERGELLGEFKAEDKLLIITQSGKAKAVKPDLAMHFEDDMIVLEKWKPNKPISAIYFDGEKERYYIKRFLIETTEKEEIFISEHPKSHLEIIATDYRPIAEVQFSKRSLENEEVNLEEFIAVKGIKALGNQFTTDKIKQVNLLEPLPFEEPEEEKIEEVEVVDEEVLEDKLPIEIPETKKPVLEELSADEKAKIALQKSIARKKAEQKKIDDENQTKLF from the coding sequence ATGAGTGAAGAAATAAACGAGAACGAACACGAAGAAGAATTAACAAATGAAGGAGAACAATTAGATTCTCCTCAAGAAGAAACCATTACCAAAGTTACAGGTATGTACAAAGAATGGTTTTTAGATTATGCTTCGTATGTAATTTTAGAGAGAGCTGTACCTTCTTTAGAAGATGGTTTAAAACCTGTGCAACGTAGAATTATGCATTCTATGAAAGATTTAGATGATGGTCGTTACAACAAAGTAGCCAATATTGTTGGGCATACAATGCAATATCACCCACATGGAGATGCTTCTATTGCCGATGCTATGGTGCAAATTGGTCAGAAAGAATTACTGATTGATATGCAAGGGAACTGGGGAAATATCTTAACAGGAGATAGAGCTGCAGCATCAAGATATATTGAGGCGCGTTTATCAAAATTTGCACTTGAAGTTGTTTTTAATCCGAAGACTACAGAATGGAAATTGTCTTACGATGGTCGTAGAAAAGAACCGATAGATTTACCGGTAAAATTCCCGCTTTTATTAGCGCAAGGAGCAGAAGGGATTGCTGTAGGTTTATCAACAAAAATATTGCCACATAATTTTAATGAATTAATTGATGCTTCTATTAAATACTTAAAAGGGAGAAGTTTTAAAATTGTTCCAGATTTTTTAACAGGTGGAATTGCAGATTTTTCTCATTATAATGATGGAAAAAGAGGTGGAAAAGTACGTGTGCGTGCTAAAATTTCTCAATTAGATAAGAAGACTTTAATTATTAGTGAAATTCCGTTTTCTACAACAACTACTTCTTTAATTGATAGTATTTTAAAAGCTAATGATAAAGGGAAAATCAAGATTAAAAAAATTGAAGATAATACTGCAGCAGAAGTAGAAATCTTGGTGCATTTACCACCAAATGTATCGCCAGATAAATCTATAGATGCATTATATGCTTTTACAAATTGCGAAACTTCTATTTCTCCTTTAGCATGTACAATTGAAGACAATAAACCTGTTTTTGTAGGTGTTTCTGATATGTTAAAACATTCTACTGATTTAACGGTTGACTTGTTAAAGCAAGAGTTAGAAATACAGTTAAATGAGTTAGAAGAACAATGGCATTTTTCTTCTTTAGAACGTATTTTTATAGAAAATAGAATTTATAGAGATATAGAAGAAGAAGAAACCTGGGAAGGTGTAATTGATGCTATTGATAAAGGATTACAACCACATATAAAACATTTAAAACGGGCAGTTACTGTTGATGACATTACACGTTTAACAGAAATTAGAATAAAGAAAATTTCTAAGTTTGATATTGATAAAGCTAAACAATTTATAGAAAGTTTAGAAGATAAAATAGCAGTGGTAAAAAATCATTTAGCAAATTTAATTGATTTTGCTATTGATTATTTTAAACGTTTAAAAGAATCTTATGGAAAAGGTAAAGAACGTAAAACTGAAATTAGAATTTTTGATGATATAGTTGCATCAAAAGTAGCTATGAATAATGCTAAACTTTATGTAAATAGAGAAGAAGGTTTTATTGGTACATCACTTAAAAGAGATGAATTTGTAACCGATTGTTCTGATATTGATGATGTAATTATCTTTAGAAAAGATGGGGTTATGATGGTAACAAAAATAGATTCTAAAACCTTTGTAGGTAAAGATATTATTTATGTGGCTATCTTTAAAAAGAAAGACAGAAGAACAGTTTACAATTTTATTTATAGAGATGGTAATAGAGGCGCATCTTACATGAAACGTTTTAATGTTTTGTCTGTTACAAGAGATAAAGAATACGATTTAACAAATGGAAGCAAAGGTTCTATTGTGCATTATTTTACAGCAAATCCTAATGGAGAAGCAGAAGTTGTAACTGTTAATTTACGCGCTGTTGGTAGTGTTAAAAAATTAAAATGGGATATTGATTTTGCTGATTTAGGTGTAAAAGGAAGAGCTGTAAGAGGAAATAGAATTACAAAATATACAATAAAAAGTATCGATTTTAAATCTGAAGGAGTTTCTACTTTAAAGCCTAGAAAAATTTGGTTTGATGATACTGTTCAACGTTTAAATGTTGATGAGAGAGGTGAGTTGTTAGGAGAATTTAAAGCAGAAGATAAATTATTAATTATTACACAAAGTGGAAAAGCAAAAGCTGTAAAACCAGATTTAGCAATGCACTTTGAAGATGATATGATTGTTTTAGAAAAATGGAAACCAAACAAACCAATTTCTGCAATTTATTTTGATGGTGAAAAAGAACGTTACTACATAAAACGTTTTCTGATTGAAACAACAGAAAAAGAAGAAATTTTTATTTCGGAACATCCAAAATCTCATTTAGAAATTATTGCAACAGATTATAGACCAATTGCAGAAGTACAATTTTCTAAAAGAAGTTTAGAAAATGAAGAAGTAAATTTAGAGGAATTTATTGCTGTTAAAGGGATAAAAGCACTTGGTAATCAGTTTACAACAGATAAAATAAAACAAGTTAATTTACTAGAACCTTTACCATTTGAAGAACCAGAAGAAGAAAAAATTGAGGAGGTAGAAGTCGTTGATGAAGAAGTTCTTGAAGATAAATTACCAATTGAAATACCGGAAACTAAAAAACCTGTTTTAGAAGAACTTTCTGCGGATGAAAAAGCGAAAATTGCTTTGCAAAAATCGATAGCAAGAAAGAAAGCCGAGCAAAAGAAAATTGATGACGAAAATCAAACGAAATTGTTTTAA
- a CDS encoding GMP reductase, whose translation MRIENELKLGFKDVMIRPKRSTLKSRSQVTLEREFKFLHSTITWAGIPIMAANMDTVGTFEMAKALAKHKLFTAIHKHYSIEEWRNFASSSSENILKNIAVSTGTGKEDSEKVKQILTEFPQINFICVDVANGYSEHFVKFVQKMRKNHPNKVIIAGNVVTGEMVEELLLAGADIIKVGIGPGSVCTTRVKTGVGYPQLSAIIECADAAHGMGGQIISDGGCKIPGDIAKAFGGSADFVMLGGMLAGHEESGGDLIEKNGEKFKAFYGMSSETAMNKHVGGVANYRASEGKTVEVSYRGNVDKTVIDILGGLRSTCTYVGASKLKELTKRTTFIRVQEQENKIYN comes from the coding sequence ATGAGAATAGAAAATGAATTGAAATTAGGTTTTAAAGATGTTATGATTCGCCCAAAACGTTCTACTTTAAAATCGCGTTCGCAAGTAACTTTAGAAAGAGAATTTAAGTTTTTACACAGCACTATTACTTGGGCAGGAATACCAATAATGGCTGCAAATATGGACACTGTTGGTACTTTTGAAATGGCAAAAGCATTGGCTAAACACAAACTATTTACAGCAATTCATAAACATTATTCTATAGAAGAATGGAGAAATTTTGCATCAAGTTCATCAGAAAATATTTTAAAAAATATAGCTGTCAGTACTGGAACAGGAAAAGAAGATTCAGAAAAAGTAAAACAAATTTTAACTGAATTTCCACAAATAAACTTCATTTGCGTGGATGTTGCAAATGGATATTCTGAACATTTTGTGAAATTTGTGCAAAAAATGCGCAAAAATCATCCAAATAAAGTAATTATTGCTGGTAATGTTGTTACTGGTGAAATGGTTGAAGAATTATTGTTAGCTGGTGCAGATATTATTAAAGTAGGTATTGGTCCTGGTTCAGTTTGTACAACACGTGTTAAAACAGGCGTTGGTTATCCGCAACTTTCTGCAATTATAGAATGTGCTGATGCTGCTCATGGAATGGGTGGACAAATTATTTCTGATGGAGGTTGTAAAATTCCCGGAGATATTGCCAAAGCTTTTGGCGGAAGTGCAGATTTTGTAATGTTAGGCGGAATGTTAGCTGGACACGAAGAAAGTGGTGGAGATTTAATTGAAAAAAACGGAGAAAAATTTAAAGCTTTTTATGGAATGAGTTCTGAAACTGCCATGAACAAACATGTTGGTGGCGTTGCAAATTATAGAGCATCCGAAGGAAAAACTGTTGAAGTTTCTTATAGAGGTAATGTAGATAAAACTGTAATTGATATTTTAGGCGGATTAAGATCTACGTGTACATATGTTGGTGCTAGTAAATTAAAAGAATTAACGAAAAGAACTACTTTTATTAGAGTTCAAGAACAAGAAAATAAAATTTATAATTAA
- a CDS encoding 7TM diverse intracellular signaling domain-containing protein has translation MKFKLIIIFLFFVGTTFSQSEVYYFKDSESKLTYKNIEKEEFQVLEKRVLEKYSKATFWFKIPANQSDLDYIFRINNVIIKDAHAYQNYQEVKKLKNQRFVSYKFSRQSPLYVKVNAKFNSYFPIELKTEEATLYKDKIELLIDGFYYGIAFLVVLFCIVYFYFFKDNSFLYYSFLLVSLTFSFLVTDGIFKFFNLGDKAIEFLILLNYLFLAYSSSKFANSFLLLDIYYPKIKKYTHIIIVSIILFVNLYLVYSKNAIFIIINILTFILLLTYWFMGVLLFKKDLHTKLFTFGYVILLFSGIDFFVLKNLGISFFESSSANLKIGGFAQILILSFAIMSREKKLRRHNYYIKNEIINFNKVSKKPNLIDAERASIEETLNNLSVRERVIYDQIIEGKLNREIADEIKISSNTVKFHTINIYEKLNLEKTE, from the coding sequence ATGAAATTTAAGCTAATAATAATATTTCTATTCTTTGTTGGTACCACTTTTTCACAATCTGAAGTGTATTATTTTAAAGATTCAGAAAGTAAACTTACCTATAAAAATATTGAAAAAGAAGAATTCCAGGTTTTAGAAAAAAGAGTTTTAGAAAAATACTCTAAAGCTACATTTTGGTTTAAAATACCGGCAAATCAATCTGATTTAGATTATATTTTTCGAATAAATAATGTCATTATTAAAGATGCACATGCTTATCAGAATTATCAAGAAGTAAAAAAATTAAAAAATCAAAGATTTGTATCTTATAAATTTTCAAGACAATCTCCACTATATGTAAAGGTAAATGCAAAGTTTAATTCCTATTTTCCCATAGAATTAAAAACAGAAGAAGCTACTTTGTATAAAGATAAAATAGAGCTACTTATTGATGGTTTTTATTACGGAATTGCTTTTTTAGTAGTACTTTTTTGTATTGTTTATTTCTATTTTTTTAAAGACAATTCATTTTTATATTACTCATTTTTACTAGTAAGTTTAACCTTTAGTTTTTTAGTAACAGATGGCATATTCAAATTCTTTAATTTAGGCGATAAAGCAATTGAGTTTTTAATTCTATTAAATTATCTTTTTTTAGCCTATTCTTCTTCAAAATTCGCAAATAGTTTTCTTTTATTAGATATTTATTATCCGAAAATTAAAAAATATACACATATAATTATAGTAAGTATTATTCTATTTGTAAACTTATATTTAGTTTATAGTAAAAATGCAATATTTATAATCATAAATATTTTAACTTTTATACTATTACTTACGTATTGGTTTATGGGGGTTTTACTCTTTAAAAAAGATTTGCACACCAAACTATTTACTTTTGGATATGTAATTTTATTATTTAGTGGTATTGATTTCTTTGTTCTAAAAAATTTAGGAATTTCTTTTTTTGAAAGTAGTTCAGCAAATTTAAAAATAGGTGGATTTGCACAAATTTTAATATTATCATTTGCTATAATGTCTAGAGAAAAGAAATTAAGAAGGCATAATTATTACATTAAAAATGAAATTATAAACTTTAATAAAGTTAGTAAAAAACCTAATTTAATAGATGCTGAGAGAGCATCAATAGAAGAAACTTTAAATAATTTAAGTGTTAGAGAAAGAGTAATATATGATCAAATTATAGAAGGTAAATTAAATAGAGAAATTGCTGATGAGATAAAAATTTCTTCAAATACAGTGAAATTTCATACAATAAATATCTATGAAAAATTAAATTTAGAAAAAACAGAATAG
- a CDS encoding ABC transporter substrate-binding protein, with the protein MKYFLSLLIISSFFISCQKKRAFQTKNKSVKSTVKYAKGFDIITTGNQKKLIIKKPYQNAKETFMYILGNKTNVAKNELKVPIKNIVVTSTTHISMLEQIGAENYLIGFPQTKFISSEKTRKRIEEGSIIELGSEQTMNTERLIELAPDLVIGFGLNGNNKTYETIERNGIPVLYNGDWLEETPLGRAEWIKFFGVLFNKEKEADSIFNVIEANYLDVKKTALKTKKIPTIISGNLFKDVWYMPAGKSFIATYFKDANTNYLWKDTAGNGSLPLSIESVLEKGQNADFWVGCGLFENKEDMLRSNQYYNSFTSFKKNKVFTYATKKGATGGLIYFEKSPTRPDLMLKDIIKITNPDLLPNYNLTFFEKMY; encoded by the coding sequence ATGAAGTACTTTTTATCTCTCTTAATTATTAGTAGTTTCTTTATCTCTTGTCAAAAAAAAAGAGCATTTCAAACTAAAAATAAATCAGTAAAAAGCACTGTAAAATATGCAAAAGGATTTGATATCATTACAACTGGTAATCAGAAGAAGTTAATCATAAAAAAACCTTATCAAAATGCAAAAGAAACATTTATGTACATTCTTGGCAACAAAACCAATGTTGCTAAAAATGAATTAAAAGTTCCTATTAAAAATATTGTGGTAACAAGTACTACACACATATCAATGCTAGAACAAATCGGTGCCGAAAATTATCTAATTGGTTTTCCACAAACAAAGTTTATTTCATCAGAAAAAACAAGAAAACGTATTGAAGAAGGCAGTATTATAGAACTTGGAAGTGAACAAACAATGAATACAGAACGATTAATAGAATTAGCTCCTGATCTTGTAATTGGCTTTGGTTTAAATGGCAATAATAAAACCTATGAAACTATTGAAAGAAACGGAATCCCTGTTCTTTACAATGGAGATTGGTTAGAAGAAACTCCTTTAGGACGAGCAGAATGGATTAAATTTTTTGGCGTTTTATTTAACAAAGAAAAAGAAGCAGATAGCATATTTAATGTTATTGAAGCTAATTATTTAGACGTTAAAAAAACAGCCTTAAAAACAAAAAAAATCCCAACAATTATATCTGGTAACTTATTTAAAGATGTATGGTACATGCCGGCCGGAAAAAGTTTTATTGCAACTTACTTTAAAGATGCAAATACAAATTATTTATGGAAAGATACAGCTGGAAATGGTAGTTTACCTTTAAGCATAGAAAGTGTTTTAGAGAAAGGGCAAAACGCGGATTTTTGGGTGGGTTGTGGTCTATTCGAAAACAAAGAAGACATGCTAAGATCTAACCAATATTACAACTCTTTTACTTCTTTTAAAAAAAATAAGGTGTTTACATATGCAACAAAAAAAGGTGCTACAGGCGGACTTATTTACTTTGAAAAGTCGCCTACAAGACCAGATTTAATGTTAAAAGATATTATTAAAATTACAAATCCTGATTTGTTGCCAAATTACAATTTAACTTTTTTTGAAAAAATGTATTAA
- a CDS encoding aspartate/glutamate racemase family protein, translating into MKKIGLIGGITPESTILYYRILNQLNAASLGKSHSAEVVINSFDFGKIAKLQKENRWDLLDEMMADAGKSLENAGASCILICANTMHLCINAVRNAVKIPVIHIADATSKEIIKKRLKKVALLGTKYTMEKIFFTDVLKSFGIEAIIPNLEERNIIHNIIYDELASGIINKTSKEKYIKIIERLIKNGAEGVILGCTEIPLLIQQENVFVPVFDTTKIHATAAFNFSTKYLQQQQQQQQQ; encoded by the coding sequence ATGAAAAAAATAGGTTTAATTGGCGGAATTACTCCAGAATCTACCATTTTATATTATCGAATTTTAAATCAATTAAATGCAGCTAGTTTAGGTAAAAGTCATTCAGCAGAAGTCGTTATCAATTCTTTCGATTTCGGAAAAATAGCAAAACTTCAGAAAGAAAATAGATGGGATTTACTTGATGAAATGATGGCTGATGCTGGCAAAAGTTTAGAAAATGCTGGTGCAAGTTGTATTCTAATTTGTGCAAATACCATGCATTTATGTATTAATGCTGTTAGAAATGCAGTAAAAATTCCTGTAATTCATATTGCTGATGCTACATCCAAAGAAATTATTAAAAAAAGGTTAAAGAAAGTTGCTTTATTAGGAACAAAATATACCATGGAAAAAATATTTTTTACAGATGTTTTAAAATCATTTGGTATAGAAGCAATTATTCCAAATCTAGAAGAAAGAAACATAATTCATAACATTATTTATGATGAACTTGCATCAGGAATTATAAACAAAACATCCAAAGAAAAATACATTAAAATAATTGAAAGATTAATTAAAAATGGGGCAGAAGGTGTCATTTTAGGATGTACAGAAATTCCTTTATTAATTCAGCAAGAAAATGTTTTTGTTCCTGTTTTTGATACTACAAAAATTCATGCAACTGCAGCTTTTAATTTTTCTACTAAATATTTGCAACAGCAACAACAGCAACAGCAACAATAA
- the cobC gene encoding alpha-ribazole phosphatase: protein MEILLIRHTTPKIAKGICYGQSDIDVTDTFLKEIKPILQAVDVKDTETVFYSSPLKRCKKLAKKLSTNVLFDDRLKELNFGDWELQNWKDINKKELDYWMNNFVKVSATNGESYLDLHARTTNFLLEIAKQGHKKVVIITHAGVIRSLFSFINKTPLEKSFDLKLQYAQVLKIKY, encoded by the coding sequence ATGGAAATTTTATTAATTAGACATACCACACCAAAAATAGCCAAAGGAATTTGCTATGGGCAGTCTGATATTGACGTTACTGATACTTTTTTAAAAGAAATTAAACCTATTTTACAGGCAGTTGATGTAAAGGATACCGAGACTGTTTTCTATAGCAGTCCGCTTAAACGATGTAAAAAACTAGCCAAAAAACTATCAACTAATGTTCTTTTTGATGATCGCCTAAAAGAATTAAATTTTGGAGATTGGGAATTACAAAACTGGAAAGACATCAATAAAAAGGAATTAGATTATTGGATGAATAACTTTGTAAAAGTTTCTGCTACAAATGGCGAATCGTATTTAGATTTACATGCCAGAACTACTAATTTCTTATTAGAAATTGCGAAACAAGGACATAAAAAAGTTGTTATTATTACGCATGCAGGTGTTATTAGAAGTTTGTTTTCTTTTATCAATAAAACTCCTCTAGAAAAATCTTTTGATTTAAAATTACAATACGCACAAGTATTAAAAATAAAATATTAA
- a CDS encoding ABC transporter substrate-binding protein: MKNLKITLLFLFLIISFSCKKEVKNVAKKTPIESTIKYAKGFDIVNENGVKKLIIKTAYQNSDEVFEYIIKNNTDKNESTKNTIFTPIQKIVVTSTTHIPMVELLNEETSIIGFPYSKYVSSEKTRQLIDDGKIAEIGKESSLNTEILLDLQPELIVGYSVSSADKSLTTLEKAGVNVIYNGDWLEETPLGRAEWIKFFGVLFDKEKQADSIFKVIESNYQIAKNIALKSTKKPTILSGAIMSKDIWNLPGGESFVAQFLKDANLTYLWQESEGRGSLSLSFESVFDKGKNAEFWIAPGYFSSKEQLLNSNKVYTEFDAFKNDLIYTPSNKKGKTGGIIYYELAPTRPDLVLKDIIKITNPELLPNYELTFFERMQ, from the coding sequence ATGAAAAATTTAAAAATAACACTTCTTTTTTTATTCCTGATAATTTCCTTTTCTTGTAAAAAAGAAGTTAAAAATGTTGCTAAAAAAACACCAATAGAAAGCACTATTAAATACGCAAAAGGTTTTGATATTGTAAATGAAAATGGTGTTAAAAAACTAATTATTAAAACTGCTTATCAAAATTCTGATGAAGTTTTTGAGTATATTATCAAAAATAATACAGATAAAAATGAGAGTACTAAAAATACCATCTTTACTCCTATTCAAAAAATTGTAGTTACTTCTACAACACATATTCCTATGGTTGAGTTGTTGAATGAAGAAACTTCAATAATTGGTTTTCCATATTCAAAATATGTTTCATCAGAAAAAACTAGACAATTAATTGATGACGGTAAAATTGCTGAAATTGGTAAAGAAAGTTCTTTAAACACAGAAATTCTATTGGATTTGCAACCCGAATTAATTGTTGGTTATAGTGTTTCATCTGCAGATAAATCTTTAACAACTTTAGAAAAAGCTGGTGTAAATGTTATTTATAATGGCGATTGGTTAGAAGAAACGCCATTAGGAAGAGCAGAATGGATAAAGTTTTTTGGTGTTTTATTTGATAAAGAAAAACAAGCTGACAGCATTTTTAAAGTAATTGAAAGTAATTATCAAATAGCTAAAAATATTGCTTTAAAATCAACTAAAAAGCCAACTATTTTATCTGGTGCAATTATGAGTAAAGACATTTGGAATTTACCTGGTGGTGAGAGTTTTGTTGCTCAGTTTTTAAAAGATGCAAATCTTACTTATTTATGGCAAGAATCCGAAGGTAGAGGTAGTTTGTCTTTAAGTTTTGAAAGCGTTTTTGATAAAGGTAAAAATGCTGAATTTTGGATTGCTCCTGGTTATTTTTCATCCAAAGAACAATTACTGAATAGCAATAAAGTTTATACTGAATTTGATGCTTTTAAGAATGATCTTATTTATACTCCATCAAACAAAAAAGGAAAAACGGGTGGTATTATTTATTATGAATTAGCACCAACAAGACCCGATTTAGTTTTAAAGGATATTATAAAAATTACAAATCCAGAATTGTTACCAAATTACGAATTAACATTTTTTGAGAGAATGCAATAA
- a CDS encoding 7TM diverse intracellular signaling domain-containing protein — translation MKYIVVTFILFFHAIVFSQKDVYFYKDVESTLTLENVKDQEFLVLENQILEKHSQATYWFKIPAYNTNLNYIFRIPYDRFNTANVYQNSKSIEKLTNRRYLSYRFSRDNDVYIQVIPKLHSYIPVEFGSEEIMSLREKNNLLLNGFYYGFAILIIIYNLFYYFLFKDNSFLYYSLFLSNICFGIFTMDGMLNYYNINEGLNDFLMCLNYVLLAYFSSKFSDNFLFLDIFFPKLKRYSYGIGIIILFLAVFYVTTKNYYFLFFLNILVFLLLFINWFCAVLLFNKNVYTKILAIAYVIILFSAIDFFILKFLGISLIDINAVTIKIGAFLEMIILSIAVLYRMKILKDENIHIRNEIIKYSLQLKNLTSINDKTNININILSFREREVFDLICAKKSNKEISSEINISINTVKFHVKNIYEKLNVKSRQEVFILKNSFKK, via the coding sequence ATGAAATATATAGTAGTAACATTTATTTTATTTTTCCATGCTATTGTTTTTTCTCAAAAGGATGTTTATTTTTATAAAGATGTAGAAAGCACACTTACATTAGAAAATGTTAAAGATCAGGAGTTTTTAGTATTAGAAAATCAAATTTTAGAGAAACATTCACAAGCTACTTATTGGTTTAAAATACCTGCTTATAACACAAATTTAAATTATATTTTTAGAATTCCTTATGATCGTTTTAATACTGCAAACGTTTATCAGAATTCAAAGAGCATTGAAAAACTTACAAATCGCAGATATTTAAGTTATCGATTTTCTAGAGATAATGATGTTTATATTCAAGTAATTCCAAAACTTCATTCGTATATTCCAGTAGAATTCGGTTCTGAAGAAATTATGTCTTTAAGAGAAAAAAACAATTTATTGCTAAATGGTTTCTATTATGGATTTGCAATTTTGATAATTATTTATAACTTATTTTATTACTTCTTATTTAAAGATAATTCCTTTTTATATTATTCTTTGTTTTTATCAAATATCTGTTTTGGCATTTTTACTATGGATGGAATGTTAAATTATTACAATATAAATGAAGGTTTAAATGATTTTTTAATGTGTTTAAATTATGTTTTATTAGCATATTTCTCTAGTAAATTTTCCGATAATTTTTTGTTTTTAGATATATTTTTCCCAAAACTAAAAAGATATAGTTATGGAATAGGAATTATTATTCTCTTTTTAGCAGTTTTTTATGTTACCACAAAAAATTACTATTTTTTATTTTTTTTAAACATATTAGTATTTTTACTTCTTTTTATTAATTGGTTTTGTGCTGTTTTATTATTTAATAAAAATGTGTACACCAAAATTTTGGCAATAGCTTATGTGATTATCTTATTTTCTGCCATTGATTTTTTTATCTTAAAATTCCTTGGAATATCACTTATTGATATTAATGCTGTTACCATTAAAATTGGTGCTTTCTTAGAAATGATTATTCTATCAATTGCTGTATTGTATCGAATGAAAATTCTAAAAGATGAAAATATTCATATTAGAAATGAAATTATTAAATACTCTTTGCAGTTAAAGAATTTAACTTCAATAAATGATAAAACAAACATTAACATAAATATTTTAAGTTTTAGAGAAAGAGAGGTTTTTGATTTAATATGTGCAAAGAAATCAAACAAGGAAATTTCAAGCGAAATAAATATATCTATAAATACAGTTAAATTTCATGTAAAAAATATTTATGAAAAATTAAATGTAAAAAGTAGGCAAGAAGTGTTTATACTTAAAAATAGTTTTAAAAAGTAG